From the Choloepus didactylus isolate mChoDid1 chromosome 22, mChoDid1.pri, whole genome shotgun sequence genome, one window contains:
- the LOC119518523 gene encoding 60S ribosomal protein L4, whose amino-acid sequence MACARPLISVYSEKGESSGKNVTLPAVFKAPIRPDIVNFVHTNLRKNNRQPYAVSELAGHQTSAESWGTGRAVARIPRVRGGGTHRSGQGAFGNMCRGGRMFAPTKTWRRWHRRVNTTQKRYAICSALAASALPALVMSKGHRIEEVPELPLVVEDKVEGYKKTKEAVLLLKKLKAWNDIKKVYASQRMRAGKSKMRNRRRIQRRGPCIIYNEDNGIIKAFRNIPGITLLNVSKLNILKLAPGGHVGRFCIWTESAFRKLDELYGTWRKAASLKSNYNLPMHKMMNTDLSRILKSPEIQRALRAPRKKIHRQVLKKNPLKNLRIMLKLNPYAKTMRRNTILRQARNHKLRMDKAAAALEAKSDEKGVPGKKPVVGKKGKKATGVKKPQKQKLSVRKKAADTKKPAEKKPTTEEKKPAV is encoded by the coding sequence ATGGCGTGTGCTCGTCCATTGATATCGGTGTACTCTGAAAAGGGGGAGTCATCTGGCAAAAATGTTACTTTGCCTGCTGTGTTCAAGGCTCCCATTAGACCGGATATTGTGAACTTCGTTCACACCAACTTGCGCAAAAACAACAGACAGCCCTATGCTGTCAGTGAGTTAGCAGGTCATCAAACCAGTGCTGAGTCTTGGGGCACTGGCAGAGCTGTGGCTCGAATCCCCAGAGTTCGAGGCGGTGGGACTCACCGATCTGGCCAGGGTGCTTTTGGAAATATGTGTCGTGGAGGTCGCATGTTTGCACCAACCAAAACATGGCGTCGATGGCACCGTAGAGTAAACACAACACAGAAGCGATATGCCATCTGCTCTGCCCTGGCTGCCTCAGCCTTACCAGCGCTGGTCATGTCTAAAGGTCATCGCATTGAGGAAGTTCCTGAACTTCCTTTGGTGGTGGAAGATAAAGTTGAAGGCTACAAGAAGACCAAGGAGGCTGTTTTGCTTCTTAAGAAACTTAAGGCCTGGAATGATATCAAAAAGGTCTATGCCTCTCAGCGAATGAGAGCTGGCAAGAGCAAAATGAGAAACCGTCGTCGCATACAGCGCAGGGGACCATGCATCATCTATAATGAGGACAATGGTATCATTAAGGCCTTCAGAAACATCCCTGGAATTACTCTGCTTAATGTAAGCAAGctgaatattttgaaacttgCTCCTGGTGGGCATGTGGGACGTTTCTGCATTTGGACTGAAAGTGCTTTCCGCAAGTTAGATGAACTGTATGGCACGTGGCGTAAAGCTGCTTCCCTCAAGAGTAACTACAACCTTCCCATGCACAAGATGATGAATACAGACCTTAGCAGAATCTTGAAAAGCCCAGAGATCCAACGAGCCCTCCGAGCACCACGCAAGAAGATTCATCGCCAAGTTCTAAAGAAGAACCCACTGAAAAACCTGAGAATCATGTTGAAACTGAATCCCTATGCAAAGACTATGCGCCGAAACACCATTCTTCGCCAGGCTAGGAATCACAAACTCAGGATGGATAAAGCTGCAGCAGCACTAGAGGCCAAATCAGATGAGAAGGGGGTTCCAGGCAAGAAGCCTGTagtggggaagaaaggaaagaaggctaCTGGTGTtaagaagccacagaagcagaaGCTTTCGGTGAGAAAGAAGGCTGCAGATACCaagaagccagcagaaaagaaacctACCACAGAAGAAAAGAAGCCTGCTGTTTAA